The following DNA comes from Populus trichocarpa isolate Nisqually-1 chromosome 19, P.trichocarpa_v4.1, whole genome shotgun sequence.
ACATCAAGCTGCAGATAAGATCAAACGTCCTTGTGAATTCGactttcaagtctttttttaagattttgggTCCACAGTGTGTTTAGATTCTTTAGAATATTCATGATGTGGGCCAATTGATCTTGCTGTTTATATCAAGCAGCATTATTGGACGTTCGATATGGGCAGAGAAAAAATGACTTTGATGGCTATATTCCAAGGAGGAGGGGGGCGAAAGACAGACGAAAATGTTTGAAGGAGAATGATTGGATCTTCACAGGAACCAAGACTTTTGGTCCGATCATAATTGTGTCTCCTTAAAATCAAATATGGGTTCAACGTGGAAGCTTCATGAGAGCATCACTCATTTCTAAACCTAAGGGAACGTGGATATTTTTGtctgttaaattatatttggttagtgttttgaaataataataaaaaaagtatattgGTGTTTGATTGGAAAAATAACTGTGTtgggttaattttcaaaataaaaacgtgtttgattaaaaaaataataaaataaataaaaaataaatttaccattaaaatagttttaaaatgatattttatcattttaaaatgggaacaataaaaaaaacatgttttttattttatttttcaattatctcCATCACTTTTGTTTCAAGACCATAACACAgactatcttaaaaaaaacacccctTTTAATATCTATTAATTCCATTGAgttatttatattgaaattcaATGCCAAACATAAATGACCCATGTTGGTTTAGTTGTAGAAGATCATGGtgtatagtgtttttaaaaatagttttttacttgaatgtatattaaaataaatttttttagattttttttatttttacattaatatatcaaaattataaaaaaaaactaaaaaaatatcaattaaaatttttttaaaataaaaatacctaaaaacaGAATCAGAAACACTCTCAAACTACCATCAAGATGGGTAATTCGATACCCCCTTACCACAACAAAACTTCAGGTGCAAGAACTGCAAAATGGCCAAAGAAATGGGGATGGCAATGCCAATAATGCAAGgccaattaatataaattttgcttttaaaagtaaaagtgcggtaaaaattacttattaaaatacttgaaaatatattaaaataatattttttttattttttttaaaattaatttttagtgttagcatatcaaaacaatctaaaaatactaaaaaaattaaattaaagcaaaaataactcaaattttaatgaaaaacaggTTGCACTACAACTCCAAATACCCTCTCTGAACTACGCATCAATAATCCAACGGTAACTTCTGAGTAAATTATAAGAAGATCAAAGATATTAAAATGGctcaaaaatttatatttaactaaAATATGTTATGATCAGTGTCAGGGCATTGTACAAGGAATGTGTTAGAATGGGAGAACATAAGTTCCCAGACCAAGAATAGGAGCATCCAAGGACACACCCAATTATAAACAACTGTATAAAATTCTCACCAGAGAAGTGAGCAGCACTAAAAACAGCTGAGCTTAGTAAAACTGCCTGCTGCCAGTTCATGGTAGAGGCAAGAGATTTCAATAGAAAGCCTCTGTAAACAATTTCTTCCAGCAGGGGGGTGACAAGGCAATAAACCAGGATGCAGGCAACTTTCGAGATGCTGCTGCTCAGAAGAATCTCCTTCACAATAGGGTTGTTCACAGCCTGAAAACATCATTTCAAGAATTTATCTCTGGAGGCCAAATTTGTTATCATCATTCAACCAAGAAAGAAATATCACAGCAAAAGGATAAGTCACAAAGAActcaaataaaagaattagaaagCATACACTGTCTACAGAATAAATTTACAGGATGGTGTTACGATGAGTTCATACATATTATTGAAGCAACAAATAATGGAAAACTTTGCATGCCCTATCATGTAAATTGGTCTAAATCCCAATTGAATCTATGGTAGGACCATAAATGCCAATGAAAtcgattttggattttttccagAACAGATGATGCATTCTGGACTCCCCTGTCCATAAAACTATctattttgcataaaaaattagtCAGATGAACAAATCACAACATAAGGTCGAGCTACAGGCATTGTTATGATTATTTTCCAAATGAAACCACAGACTTGTAAAGCAACATTATAGAGGCTCTATGCGTTTAGAAATAGCAAACCTTATGAAGTTGTGACAAAGTTGTTTCAAATTATATGTACAACATGGGCAAACCATTTTGTTTCTGTTGCACATACCTATACCTAATGCAACTTAATGAATGCTCTAATAGCAGAAAATGAAACTCCTCCGGACCCCTTATTTCCCAAcctttttctttcatgataTATCAGTCTTCCTTTCACGTGAATGGCAAATCATCGTTCCAAAAGTATCAGTAGTCTTAGGGGGAATGGAAAAAATATAGCAGTTCCGGTCAACTCAATGAGTCTGAAATATAACCCGTACACCCACAATATTGTTGACCACTTTGGTTTAAAATGGTCAAAACAGAGTTACAGTAGACTATTCATCACTTAGAAATTCAGAGGATCTatcaacaacaattaaaatCCATAAAACCATCCTgcatcaaataaaaagataccAAGAAAGTCAAGGTAGGGGGGAACTCATATTTGTTCCATctattgaaagaaaaagtaaGCTACTTAAGATAACAACTCAAGCCTACAGGATGGCGAATAAAACTCTCTACTCTtacttgaattattttaattttttttataatataaccATGACTTGTATGGTTTCATTTCATTGTATATTGTTATGAaatctcatctaaaaaaatttcaaacacatTATAACTTAGTTAATCTTAATAATAGGTATTAGAATTGTACCAGTGAGCTTAAGTCATTGATCCCAAAAAGGAATCATCAAGATTGAGGCgaatcaaaattaaactaaGCCAGAAAGATCTgtgcatattttataaaagcaaagaaaatcaGAAGCGCCAAAAACAAATAGACAGTCAATTAATTGATAATACATTATGCCCTGGCTTCGTATACAAAATTTGAATAAAGCCTCATCCGGAAATTGTCAATGCACACCATCAATGATATAAAGAAGGCTTGAAAgcatttaagaaaagaaatagataaatcCAAAAACCAACCTTAGGTCCAATTAGTCTGTCAGCAACAAGTGATGTAAGGAACACCAACAGAACAAGAAAGCCGAAACCTAGTGATGAAGCCTGCAGCCAGTTCCTCTTCTTTGACAATTCATCAGTTTTAAAGAAGCTCACTACCTCATATTCTGGCTTAGCAGTGCTCTTAAGTAGAAGCAGAGAAGCAGCGAGTTCTAAAATTTGGATTGCAAGCAGTGATAACACCTGCagtatagaaaacaaaaatcattatgCAACTGCTTGGATACAGAGATGAACACCTGCACTGCTTCTAATACAAAATATATCGAGTTACCCTCTGCTGAATGAAGTTCTTGTCATGAATGTTTGATGATGGCATATCAGAAGATGACCATACCACTGGTGTAGCTAAACATGCAATTGATGAAGTCCTTGCCAGGAAAATCCTAGCAAATCAATTTGTATAATAATGAAAGCCAACTGACATTCGAATTATTTAGAAAGAGTTCGTTTTGACactaaaaggaaaaggaaaaggaaaaggaaaaggaaaaatgtGAATCTTATGGGTTTCTATGATTTACTGCATAACGAAGAATTATTAATACTGTCCATGGATCCATTGTAATTGATACCCCCATGGCAGATTCCATTCTATGAAAAGAACACCTAGTTGTATTGCGTAAAGTTCTGTACTAGCAGCTGCATTTGGTTTTTGCATTTGTCTAAGTTGTGGATTATTAGTCTCTGTTCGATGATGGTTCCCCCTAAAACGAAAATCATAAATCTGGTCCTAATCAAGAAAGGTACAGGTATCAATGCATCTGGTTACCAAATTGGCCACACCCTGCCTCAACAAGCTATGGGTTTAGACTCATGGTGCTTAGACTCATGGTGCTTAGACTCATGGTGCTTAGACCAATATGGAAAACATTATTCTACCATGCAAAATGAAGGTAAGAGAAACTCACTCACTTCCGTCTGAGGATCAAGAACAGGTTGATGCAATACATTGGCAACTATAGACAAGCCTCCAATACCCAAAGGGATATGAAAATTGAACATGTACAAAGCCATAGTGCTCCATATACTCCCTCTCTCCCATGGAATATCCAACGAAAGCACTGAAAATTCCTGTCAGCATTCACCccacaaattaaaagaaaaagaaaaagaaaaaggaaaccaTGCTTACATATCACAACAAACCCCATTACACGATAATTTAGCTAGAAATTAACTAAAACTGAAAGAAAAAGCAAACCCATTAAGAAATTTGCTTCTGTAAAACTCAACAAATCCAAACATGGGTCATCCTTACTATACAAGAACAAACCCTATTCCGTAATTCTCTTTCAAGTCCTGTTAGCATTCACcccaatgattaaaaaaaaaaaacaagaaaaagataaacCCACGTTTACTTATCACAACAAAACCCCATTTCAACAATATAACTTGACAACGactaaaaatgaagaaacaaacCAAACCCATCAAGCAATTTACTGAGAACTACCAATTTACATACTCTGCAActcaaaaactaaacaaatccAAACATAGGTCATTTTCATTATACAAGAACCAACCCTACCAATTGCTCTCTTGTCTAAGCGTGACAAGTTACGCAAGCTTATATTACAatttaatgcaagaaaatatcatgatatacgggttttgaataaattatacATACCTCAGTGGGTTTATCAGTGATTTCTTTCTTGATGCAGCGGCATTTGAGAGAAGATTTGAAGCCGAGATTGGATTTGAATTTGAGTTTGGAGGTGTGATAGAGAGGGTTTGGATTTTGAATCAACGATTTGTTAAAACTGAACCCAAACTTGGCGGGTAGTATACCAACGGTTAGATAAGGCGCCATAGTACGCCTTTGCTTCGCTCCCTCTGTCACTCACTTTCTCTTGTACTTATTATATGtgagagaaaatgaaataaaactatAGAAATTAAGGTAGTATTTATTACGACGGATAATGATAAActgaacataataaaaaaaaaatttgaaattgtttggtgtatttttaaataatataaaaaataaattttatcatgttcaggttattctaattaaaaaaattttgtctcgttaaaaaaatataacaagttTGTTTAATTCTCTGTACAAGGGATAATCTGAGTTAATCTGGATCAatgtaaaatttttttaaaaaattgtttttatagttttagaaTTGACTAGAGGGTTAACCTAAGACTGGGCTAGGTCAAGTTGATCATTGATTTaggtcaatttaaaaataaaattagttatcattatagttttaaaactcgactcgaTGGTCATTACAGGGTAAGGCTCAGGTTGTGAGTCAGATTAATTATTGATCTAGGtcgtaaggaaaaaaataattattatcatagttttaaaacctactTAGGGGTTGACCTGGGGCCAGGCATTGATGCAGGTCAATGTgagaataaaaatggttattatcataattataaaacccGACTCGGCGATCAACCCGAGAGAAGACCTAGGTCATGGGTTGGGTTGACCATTGACTGGgtcaatataagaataaaaataattattatcatagttttaaactCATTTGGGGTCGATCTAGAGTCAATCCCTAGtcgggttgaccattgacccaGTTCaacttaagaataaaaattgttattattatagttttaaaaactgACTCATGGGTCAACTCGAGACAAGGCTCGGATCACATATTGGGTTGACTATTGATCGAGtcaatgtaaagataaaaataattattattatagtttaaaaactcGACTTAAAGGTTAACTTGGGGTCAAGTTTTGGTTAGGTTGATTATGACCAaggtcaatttaaaaataaaaataattattattataattttaaaattaaattggggaaTAAGATGATACCTAAAAACAAGTGTAACTAAATAGAAGTGTCACATCAATTTTACCGTTTTTTCTTCGTGTTAAGTCCCTTTTTTCCAAACGTTATGCagacattttatataaaaacattgttGTTTTCTCAGATACTTCTCAAttgttaggaaaaaaataaacactgatGGTCCAATTTagcaaatttatttaataatggtTTAATCATGTTAAGAAAAATTACACtagatattataataattaaataacaagaaaaaggataattttttttattttcataattatcatTAAATAACGAAGTTATTTACAAGAGATGCACAATTCCATatcgctcttttttttttctttttaagtaaataaatagttAGATTTCAGGCATGAACGACAATATAAGTTAAGGAATGAATTgcttttaataaacaaaaataatggatAGGTTACGCATCATATTTTGTCATGATCGAACACAGATTTTTCGAGGCTATacataacattttatatataaaaaagcaccATTGTTTTCTGCTAAggtgttttttcaatatttaccaagaaaataaaaataaagtcataCTCTAAGTTAGCAACTTCATCAAATCATGGTTTAATTatgttaatcaaatattaaagtaaataacataattatcatAAGTGCAGTTTTTCAGACGTTATGCTTACattttatataagaaacatttaatttctttttgtcaatttctaggaagaaaaataaagaaaatctctAAGTTAAGAATAATTATcctatttgaagaaaaaaatgtatgtAATTAGACGAAAGGTTAGactaaataacttaattatcttatttgaagggaattttttttagttgcatAAGTATCGTTAAATAATTATGcacaatttcataattttcatgttttaagtaaataaataatttcatttcaaacaTGGCAATGTAATTTGAAACTAAAGTGGGTtacttttgttaaaaaaaattgctttttacAATGCAAACAAGTTGATgcaggagtttttttttataaaaaaaatagatattaatttttcttttctaattttatttattttatatttttattatgtttttttagggaATAGCTtttctactttattttttattcagtattttctcatcaattgttaggaaaaaaataaaatcatagtcTAAATTAGCAATTTTATATAATCATGGCTTAACCatgttaaacaaaaattatattgaatattataatcattgtataacaagaaaaaatatataaaaaaaattatttgcataattatcattaaataatgaaattatttcaATAGATGCATAATTTCATAACGCTAACAAAAAGAAACtcctttttttataagtaaataaatactTGCATTCCAACATGACAATATATTCACAATGGTGTGGGAAATATAATAAGCATTTGCTAagcacatatataaaaaaagattcttCCTATATATGGTGGTATATATGGTGGGTGGGTGGTTTTGAAGATTCAGATATTCTTGAAACTGCAAATTTTAATGTTGTTTGTAATTATTGaagttatgtatttttattgtaataagaGGTGTCTGAGAATAtaatatagttgttttttaaagtattttttacttaaaagtatatcaaataatattttttatttttttaaatattattttttatattagaatatcaaaacaatctgaaaatactaaaaacaatataatttaaaattaaaaaaatatatattttttaaatacttctaaaatataaaaacaaatagagcaTCGACACAACCTaaacttttataattaaaattgaaaggaaaatcaTGAAAGATAAAAACCGAGGACTTGAGATAACCCTAAAGGTTACTTAAATTCTCACACATAATCTCGTAAAAAGTGTtgtaaaaataacttataattgTTTAAACAGGCACTAAACAAATCTAATTTGGAAAGGTAAAGAAACcctaaaatagttaaaaaaaattaaatataaaattatctaaGAAAGTACTAACTAAGAattcaaaaacaactttttCTAATCCTAATTCGAAAATCTTTCGATCTTAATTATCTAGTTATATAGGGTATAAGATATGTAGAACATATATCCTGTCTAAATTAATCTGAGCATAGTATAATTGtgcttatttttcttagaaaaaaaaaaaaacttgtatgacAAGTACAAACTTTTTGTCATATGATCCATAAAGATATTTGCTATACATTCCATATTCCATGTACTGATGCAAGAAATCCAAATATATTATGCTTGATGagataaaagaattattaaagaaaaggataatattaaaacaacCTGTTCACTCCACCGTGGATGCCTCTATGTTGCACGTTCATCACAATctctatttaaaaagaaaagaatgattctctaaaaataacttatattaattgtttaaataGTCACTACACAAATCTAATTTGGAAAGGAATAGAAAACCTacaatagttttaaaaaaaatctaaaattatctaAGAAAATACTAAgaatttgaaaacaatattttctaaCCATAATTCTATATCATAATTCTATcatatttgaaaacaatttgaaaacaatagttcaaacctttttttaatctaatctataaaaatatatatttgctaGGCATTATAGTTCAATTAACTTTACGCATGATATGAgaaaagtattattaaaaaaagtaatattgaAACACTCACTCCACCTTGGATGCTATGTTGCACGTTCATCATCacaatttctatttaaaaagaaaCGAATGGTGTAAAAGAATAAAGTActgtaaaaaaatgaattgcatTCAAAAGGACCAACCCAGAGGAGATGCTTTACATGTGATCCACGCGGAAATTATGAAGGAGATTAACAATATAGAAAACTCGATTagtaaaaattattgtaaatataagctctaaattcataatttatgcttttaaaaaataaagctaaagaAGTCTTTCTCTTGAgagatttcaagatattttaaataagttagaaaaccTTATTATTGTTACTGAGAAATAACTAAAAATCTGAAAGCAGAaaggaaattaataaaatccaaattaaaacaataaattcaaaaaactagaaaaaataataaaattagaaaacacaacaactTTTGAATTTAATTCTGAAGATCCAACAGTGTAATAAGTGACTTGATTTTCTATGATCAGATTTTTCAACATGACTTgattttcttttggatttaaacttattcataaaaatatatgtcaAGCCTTTCAAATAATTTCTCTATGATATATTTCCATCTAGCTAATTACTACAAATCTCCATCCAAAAGCTCACAACTTCAGAATCTGCAAGTGCTTAGGCAGCATCATTAACAATTCTCTTAATTTCGTCTTATCATTGGAAGGGTAAGTACTCTTGGTATCATTGCTGGCGAATCAAATTGGACCTTTCTTCACTTTGTCGTACTATCTTCTGCATGCAGAAGGTGATCTTCTTTGTATATCCATgcacattaatttatataatttctttcatGCAAAATTTAAGTCCTTTTGCTAATTAAAGACTGTAAAAGAATCCACGAAGTTGGATAAATTAATGTCGCGCGTCTCATCTCATTGTTTTTAGGCCTTCTTTTTCTACTTTCAAAAGATCACTCTCcttgttaaatgttaattacTTTATTACAGGGATGGTGTTGTACGATGATTCTGTTAAAgccttgcttcttcttcttttttaagattatcAGTTTGACGCCTAAAGTGATggctttaattaatttaattaaggcCAGCGTGTATATTGTTTGAGCCCGATTGCAAACACTGTGCTTGGATTCTAAGTAAGAGCACCATTGCTCCTTTTGAGTTCTGGAAATTTCCCTCCATTTTTCTATTCACTTGTATGCTAATAACAGCTCCTTTAGCCATGGTGAAGTTTGTCCTGACATATTCTATCAGCTGGTTCCTCTCGAGTTGAGACAAGGTATTGATGCAGGTGAATCAGAGTGAACCTCACTTCACTTCGGATTCTATTCATCTATAGCCTACGGGTCTCCTTCTATAAGTAGAAGACCAACTTGGTGGCAACAACAAAActaattcaagaaataattaaacTGTCATCGCTGCACTAAATACCTTCTAGAAAGCCTCTCACTGCCACTGTTGCAACAATAGAGCTACATCCAAGAACCATTTCATAATCAGAGTCATGGAATTATCGATAAACATATCCGGACAAGCCTCGAATCAGAGAGACGAGAACTTCCGAAAGTGGAAGGCAGAGAGTTTCCCAGCACAAATACCACCTGATGATGACCCAAAGAAGTTGATGGATAAGGAGTTATACAAGTACGCAGAAGAAGACaaatttgatgaattatttgGTGAACTGCGGCGTGTTTCATCAGCGGAACTATCATCCATCATTTACACACAAGTTAGCCCTTCTGGAAATTCATTGCTTCATGTTTCAGCAAGCAATGGAAGTAAAGATGTGACAGAGCTCCTTCTTCAGCACTTTCCGCTTCTAATGACAAGGAAAAACTTCCACAAAGATACTGCACTTCATTTAGCAGCCGGAGCTGGACAGCTGAGAACTATTACAGTTCTTATCAACAAGGCAAAAGGCCATGGAGAAGCCAGCgacttttctagttttttggaGATGAAGAATGATAGGGGAAACTCTGCTTTACATGATGCAGTCATTAATCGTCACCACGAAGTTGCCCGTTTTCTGGTTTCGGAAAGCTCGAAGCTTTTATATACTCAAAACAATGAACGTAAGTCTCCCTTGTATCTTGCAGTCGAGAATAGCATTGACAAGCAGAGTGATGATAAGATGTTCACTATTCTTTTGGATGCTATACCTGATGATGTTGATTTACTTAACAAGCTAGAAGGAAAGTCTCCTGTGCACGCCGCTGTCCAAGGAAGCAAGAGaagtaaaatattgatttttttttatttctccataTATGTTCCCTTGTAACATGCCAGTGTTTCTTTCATTATTTGATCGattattcatttgttttaaattaatttcagaaATATTGG
Coding sequences within:
- the LOC18108566 gene encoding uncharacterized protein LOC18108566 isoform X1 produces the protein MAPYLTVGILPAKFGFSFNKSLIQNPNPLYHTSKLKFKSNLGFKSSLKCRCIKKEITDKPTEEFSVLSLDIPWERGSIWSTMALYMFNFHIPLGIGGLSIVANVLHQPVLDPQTEVLSLLAIQILELAASLLLLKSTAKPEYEVVSFFKTDELSKKRNWLQASSLGFGFLVLLVFLTSLVADRLIGPKAVNNPIVKEILLSSSISKVACILVYCLVTPLLEEIVYRGFLLKSLASTMNWQQAVLLSSAVFSAAHFSGENFIQLFIIGCVLGCSYSWSGNLCSPILTHSLYNALTLIITYFS
- the LOC18108566 gene encoding uncharacterized protein LOC18108566 isoform X2, whose amino-acid sequence is MAPYLTVGILPAKFGFSFNKSLIQNPNPLYHTSKLKFKSNLGFKSSLKCRCIKKEITDKPTEVLSLLAIQILELAASLLLLKSTAKPEYEVVSFFKTDELSKKRNWLQASSLGFGFLVLLVFLTSLVADRLIGPKAVNNPIVKEILLSSSISKVACILVYCLVTPLLEEIVYRGFLLKSLASTMNWQQAVLLSSAVFSAAHFSGENFIQLFIIGCVLGCSYSWSGNLCSPILTHSLYNALTLIITYFS